One Gadus morhua chromosome 13, gadMor3.0, whole genome shotgun sequence genomic window carries:
- the LOC115556794 gene encoding transcription factor HES-5-like, producing MAPTTTTDFPCSALSTKDKHKLRKPLVEKMRRDRINSCIEQLKALLEKDFQQQEPNAKLEKADVLEMTVMFLRQQLQAQSATPHAAHRRGYARCWKETLHFLSANSVEEVALPRLPALQAAQKTWGGGGDQSPPSPLSSTQQLHSLQGPEKQSPGSPRPVWRPW from the exons ATGGCTcctaccaccaccacagacTTCCCTTGCTCTGCGCTCTCCaccaaagacaaacacaaa CTCAGGAAGCCGCTGGTGGAGAAGATGCGCCGAGACCGCATCAACAGCTGCATCGAGCAGCTCAAAGCTCTGCTGGAGAAGGACTTCCAGCAGCAGGAGCCCAACGCCAAGCTGGAGAAGGCTGACGTCCTGGAGATGACGGTGATGTTCCTCCGGCAGCAGCTCCAGGCCCAGAGCGCCACTCCGCACGCCGCCCACCGCCGCGGCTACGCCCGCTGCTGGAAGGAGACgctccacttcctgtccgccAACTCGGTGGAGGAAGTGGCGCTCCCTCGCCTCCCGGCCCTCCAGGCCGCCCAGAAGAcgtgggggggcggcggggaccAGAGCCCCCCGTCTCCCCTGTCCTCCACCCAGCAGCTCCACAGCCTGCAGGGCCCGGAGAAGCAGAGTCCTGGGTCCCCGAGGCCGGTGTGGAGGCCCTGGTAG
- the cass4 gene encoding cas scaffolding protein family member 4: MENKLAKALYDNTAECPDELAFRKGDILRVVDRSAVGTSGWWLCSLHGRQGVAPANRLQLLPPPAPAPGTGAPEWPGPPQAEDHARPQNIYQVPSVPRPSSSPLYERMDKIYKAPSSAPRGPGSPALRGPGSPALRHGWESTEASRLTASGLSSSPDGGVYDVPSRRPSLNPTQMSQRKTCRKAWLTSPAGQSPRCSSPNDTYVYAVPPAHCREPCYDVPVPSATDALQRTLSSCNTLPSRRKGDWIYDVPVSPEKPGLSAASGGTLPSRAPGRQLFPPPSAAPAPLGPPGPGLYAVVNAGPPPERPPTGADLPALPPRVRASVYGQPPARRSSEEQVYAVPPQDKVCHIPLECRGDASYPYDHTRARLQRMRTVLGPASLRQRPGGDDPLLEDEEGRSDSRRAATDSQRISTASSSSTSSTSSTSSCDSTAPSSSSCSPEPLREVGLSQEEAGARLLELHEALGRAVHRLMDFVSSSWRSREHLEKHLEEIRAAAEGIDRAVSGFLAFALDVKGNARHLTDANLRTRLLKQLSIVEDSGLILRQTVGSLSASGWPLDALSQDPGLLNTPDQLERFVMVARTVPEDVKRLVSILNANGRLLFRPNQREPGDGGPGDGGPGDGGPAAAAGGQQNGDAVDDDNDYVQLQTKKEFERQNHRREADPHDGTPSAATGHEETTPPGAPPPTQEGAPAGPRPEHCRLYFGALQKALGGFVGSLRGGQPPEQFIPHSKLVIMVGQRLVNTLYQDARGAGARQSLLCKSSHLCALLKQLAVATKKAALHFPDKQALQEAHDFAGELAQKAQHFRISLDL; encoded by the exons AACAAACTGGCCAAGGCGCTCTACGACAACACGGCCGAGTGCCCTGACGAGCTGGCCTTCCGTAAGGGGGACATCCTGCGGGTGGTGGACCGCAGCGCGGTGGGCACCAGCGGCTGGTGGCTGTGCTCTCTGCACGGCCGGCAGGGCGTGGCCCCCGCCAACCGGCTGCAGCTCCTGCCCCCGCCCGCTCCGGCCCCCGGCACCGGGGCCCCCGAGTGGCCGGGACCCCCCCAGGCCGAGGACCACGCCCGGCCGCAGAACATCTACCAGGTCCCCAGCGTGCCGCGGCCCTCCAGCAGCCCGCTGTATGAGCGCATGGACAAGATCTACAAGGCGCCCTCCTCTGCCCCGAGGGGCCCCGGCTCCCCGGCGCTGAGGGGCCCCGGCTCCCCGGCGCTGAGGCACGGCTGGGAGTCGACGGAGGCCAGCCGG CTCACAGCCTCCGGCTTGTCTTCCTCCCCCGATGGGGGAGTGTACGATGTCCCGAGCAGACGGCCCTCCCTCAACCCG ACGCAGATGTCCCAGAGGAAGACGTGCCGTAAAGCCTGGCTGACCTCGCCGGCGGGGCAGAGCCCAAGATGCAGCAGTCCCAACGACACCTAC GTCTACGCAGTCCCCCCAGCTCACTGCCGGGAGCCGTGCTACGACGTGCCCGTCCCCTCCGCCACCGACGCCCTGCAGAGAACGCTCAGCAGCTGCAACACGCTCCCGAGCCGCCGCAAGGGCGACTGGATCTACGACGTCCCCGTGTCACCGGAGAAGCCGGGGCTCAGCGCGGCGTCCGGCGGCACCCTCCCCTCCAGAGCCCCCGGCCGGCAGctcttccctcctcccagcGCCGCCCCGGCGCCACTCGGCCCCCCTGGCCCCGGCCTGTACGCCGTCGTCAACGCCGGCCCTCCCCCCGAGCGGCCCCCGACCGGCGCCGACCTGCCCGCGCTGCCGCCGAGGGTCCGGGCGTCCGTCTACGGCCAGCCCCCGGCCCGGAGGAGCTCGGAGGAGCAGGTCTACGCCGTGCCTCCGCAGGACAAGGTGTGCCACATCCCCCTGGAGTGCCGGGGCGACGCCTCCTACCCATACGACCACACCCGAGCCCGCCTGCAGAGGATGAGGACGGTCTTAGGCCCCGCCTCCCTCCGCCAGCGGCCGGGGGGCGACGACCCGCtgctggaggacgaggaggggcgCTCGGACTCCCGCCGCGCGGCCACCGACAGCCAGCGGATCAGCacggcctccagctcctccacctcctccacctcctccacctcctcctgcgaCTCCACGGCCccgagctcctcctcctgctccccggAGCCCCTGCGGGAGGTGGGCCTGAGCCAGGAGGAGGCCGGCGCCAGGCTGCTGGAGCTCCACGAGGCGCTGGGCCGGGCGGTCCACCGCCTCATGGACTTCgtcagcagcagctggaggagcagggagcaCCTGGAGAAACACCTGGAGGAGATCcgggcggcggcggagggaatCGACCGCGCCGTCAGCGGCTTCCTCGCCTTCGCCCTGGACGTCAAGGGCAACGCCCGCCACCTGACGGACGCCAACCTGCGGACGCGGTTGCTGAAGCAGCTGTCCATCGTGGAGGACTCGGGGCTCATCCTGCGGCAGACGGTGGGCTCGCTGAGCGCGTCCGGCTGGCCCCTGGACGCGCTGTCCCAGGACCCCGGCCTGCTGAACACGCCGGACCAGCTGGAGCGCTTCGTGATGGTGGCGCGCACCGTGCCCGAGGACGTCAAGCGCCTGGTGTCCATCCTGAACGCCAACGGCCGGCTGCTGTTCAGACCCAACCAGAGGGAGCCGGGtgacggggggccgggggacggggggccgggggacggggggccggccgccgccgccgggggccAGCAGAACGGGGACGCGGTGGACGACGACAACGATTACGTGCAGCTTCAG ACCAAGAAGGAGTTTGAAAGGCAGAACCACCGCCGGGAAGCGGACCCCCACGACGGCACGCCCTCTGCTGCCACCGGCCAC GAGGAGACGACCCCCCCGggcgccccccccccgacccaggAGGGGGCGCCGGCGGGCCCCAGGCCGGAGCACTGCCGGCTGTACTTCGGGGCCCTCCAGAAGGCCCTGGGGGGCTTCGTGGGCAGCCTCCGCGGCGGGCAGCCCCCGGAGCAGTTCATCCCCCACAGCAAGCTGGTGATCATGGTGGGCCAGCGGCTGGTGAACACGCTGTACCAGGACGCGCGCGGCGCCGGCGCCCGCCAGAGCCTGCTATGTAAGAGCAGCCACCTGTGCGCCCTCCTCAAGCAGCTGGCCGTGGCCACCAAGAAGGCCGCGCTGCACTTCCCCGACAAGCAGGCTCTGCAGGAGGCGCACGACTTCGCCGGGGAGCTCGCCCAGAAGGCACAGCACTTTCGGATCTCGCTGGATCTCTGA